One segment of Streptosporangium brasiliense DNA contains the following:
- a CDS encoding trypsin-like serine peptidase: MNPRARRLTIPLTGLLIAGVIGATTGANAGTAPSDVVSSAASETPTEATAFWSPERMRKATDATGDLDISVKGGRASSAAGPDGRPGSVPPTGQEGTRSAKSKQVNLPNTVGRIFFTLPGANPLDPGSWKYCSGSSVQGRYRNLVATSAHCVYDVKTNRFYDNWIFIPSYWDGDQAWNGKNPYGIYAAKWFNAHDDFVVKEDYDFDYAFVNVHSGSKVNWEKDSAGTWKPVIKNVGRLGDNVGGQGFAWNQKVKGKVFSFGYPTGLHPDGDRPFTGRTMKWCYGTTGAMPAAPKYNLQEHTGFKCAFTAGASGGPWLLKYKNSTRTGYLNGVNSVAWDTDKNDRYDKISSPYFNGDTYQVYKVAANRWTN, encoded by the coding sequence TTGAACCCCCGAGCACGGCGCCTCACGATCCCCCTCACCGGCCTTCTGATCGCCGGAGTGATCGGCGCCACCACCGGCGCCAACGCCGGTACGGCCCCCAGCGACGTGGTCAGTTCGGCCGCCTCGGAGACGCCCACGGAGGCCACCGCCTTCTGGTCCCCGGAGCGGATGCGCAAGGCCACCGACGCGACCGGCGACCTCGACATCAGCGTCAAGGGCGGCAGGGCCTCCAGCGCGGCCGGCCCCGACGGGCGGCCCGGATCGGTCCCGCCGACCGGCCAGGAGGGCACCAGGTCGGCCAAGAGCAAGCAGGTCAACCTGCCCAACACCGTCGGCCGGATCTTCTTCACCCTGCCGGGCGCCAACCCGCTGGACCCGGGCAGCTGGAAGTACTGCTCCGGCAGCTCCGTCCAGGGCAGGTACCGCAACCTGGTCGCCACCTCGGCGCACTGCGTCTACGACGTGAAGACCAACCGGTTCTACGACAACTGGATCTTCATCCCGTCCTACTGGGACGGCGACCAGGCGTGGAACGGCAAGAACCCCTACGGCATCTACGCGGCCAAGTGGTTCAACGCGCACGACGACTTCGTGGTGAAGGAGGACTACGACTTCGACTACGCCTTCGTCAACGTCCACTCCGGGTCCAAGGTGAACTGGGAGAAGGACTCCGCCGGCACGTGGAAGCCGGTCATCAAGAACGTCGGCAGGCTCGGCGACAACGTCGGCGGCCAGGGCTTCGCCTGGAACCAGAAGGTCAAGGGCAAGGTCTTCTCCTTCGGCTACCCGACCGGCCTCCACCCCGACGGGGACAGGCCCTTCACCGGCCGCACCATGAAGTGGTGCTACGGCACGACCGGCGCCATGCCCGCCGCGCCGAAGTACAACCTCCAGGAGCACACCGGCTTCAAGTGCGCCTTCACCGCGGGCGCCAGCGGCGGCCCCTGGCTGCTGAAGTACAAGAACTCCACCCGGACCGGCTACCTCAACGGCGTCAACAGCGTCGCGTGGGACACCGACAAGAACGACCGGTACGACAAGATCTCCTCGCCGTACTTCAACGGGGACACCTACCAGGTCTACAAGGTCGCGGCCAACCGCTGGACCAACTGA